A single region of the Nicotiana sylvestris chromosome 6, ASM39365v2, whole genome shotgun sequence genome encodes:
- the LOC138871015 gene encoding uncharacterized protein has translation MSAPLGNWEGQSTVRPPLFNGQYYSWWKNRMKDHIIGEDYELWDIVTDGPLATTMKNEEGVVVPKTRADCTVEDLKKWEKNAKAKKWLVCGLGPNEYSRIQSCTTTKEIWDTLQVAHEGTPQVKRSRGTLLYSQYENFTIKEGETIQEMYTRFTTLTNELKSLGRIILEEDKVEKILTRVLPVSWKSKITAIQESKNIATLRLDELIGNLTAYELRRQTMKMDKPKKERSLALRIAEGSDLEDDEMTMITREFKKYLMRGKSSSRDEDSEDEAEEEQALMAIGESDDEQEVSILHLKNKIKFLSKEKLAELLLDFIDESEIINNEKEVLSRECVILKAKCKNLESRSNESDNTNAELKNQEDLGKVKHELDRTCKWNKASDALSWLQEHHSSNKRGLGYGTQAPKWDSRSKYLTFPENKICTHCGKTGHYKNECNAKEKASQKNKVFVQEKNKLPGSK, from the exons atgagtgcaccacttgggaactgggaagggcaatccactgtcAGGCCTCCACTGTTTAATGGAcagtactactcttggtggaagaacaggatgaaggatcacatcataggagaagactatgaactctgggacatagtcactgatggtcctttGGCAACTACAATGAAAAATGAGGAAGGAGTGGTTGttccaaagacaagagctgactgcactgttGAAGACCTAAAAAAGTGGGAGAAaaatgctaaggccaagaaatggcttgtgtgtggactaggtccaaaTGAGTACAGTAGAATCCAAAGTTGTACTACTAccaaggagatatgggacactttgcaagtggctcatgaaggaacacctcaagtgaaaagatccagaggaacactgctgtattctcaatatgagaattttactataaaggaaggagaaactatccaagagatgtatactaGATTCActacactgacaaatgaacttaagtcccttggaaggattattcttgaagaagacaaggttgagaaaatcctgacaagggttctgccagtctcaTGGAAAAGCAAAATCACGGCCATTCAGGAATCCAAGAATATTGCTACTCTCAGACtggatgaactaattggaaaTCTTACTgcttatgaactgagaaggcaaaccatgaagatggataaACCCAAGAAGGAGAGAAGCCTAGCTCTTagaattgctgaaggttcagatTTGGAAGATGATGAGATGACTATGATCACTAGAGAattcaaaaagtacctgatgagaggaaagagttcttcaagag ATGAAGATTCGGAAGATGAAGCTGAAGAAGAGCAAGCACTgatggccatcggagaatcagatgatgaacaagaggtaagtatccttcatctcaaaaataagattaaatttttgtctaaagaaaagtTGGCTGAGCTActactagacttcattgatgagtctgagataattaacaatgagaaagaagttctgtctagggaatgtgtgatcctaaaagctaaatgcaaaaatctagagtctaggTCTAATGAGAGTGATAACacaaatgctgagttgaagaaccag GAAGATCTAGGAAAGGTGAAacatgaactagatagaacttgcaagtggaacaaggcttctgatgcactctctTGGCTGCAAGagcatcacagtagcaacaaaagaggacttggctatgggactcaAGCTCCAAAATGGGACTCTAGAAGCAAGTACCTCACTTTTCCTGAAaataaaatctgcacacactgtggcaagactggccattacaaaaatgaatgtaacgcaaaagaaaaggccagtcaaaagaacaaagtctttgttcaagagaaaaacaagctgCCTGG gtccaagtga
- the LOC104232805 gene encoding uncharacterized protein translates to MNKAKAYLELTQGESDRVSSLAFHPHRVGTDCSFYEYYALRGIRVDRVEPGQVLCTFKVPPRLTDREGKLASGAIANLVDEVGGAVVFVEGLPMNVSVDMSISFLSSAKADDELEIIGRVLGRKGGYSGTNVLVKNKATGELIAEGRHSLFGKHASKM, encoded by the exons ATGAACAAAGCGAAAGCTTATCTTGAACTAACCCAGGGAGAATCGGACCGGGTTTCATCTCTTGCATTTCATCCTCACCGGGTCGGCACGGACTGTAGCTTCTATGAGTATTATGCGCTCAGAGGCATCCGAGTTGACCGAGTTGAACCGGGTCAAGTTCTTTGCACCTTCAAAGTTCCTCCTCGCCTCACT GATAGAGAAGGGAAACTAGCATCAGGCGCCATCGCGAATCTAGTTGACGAAGTCGGGGGTGCTGTAGTCTTTGTGGAGGGTCTCCCAATGAATGTATCTGTGGACATGTCAATTTCATTTCTTTCAAGTGCGAAGGCCGAT GATGAATTGGAGATCATTGGTCGAGTCTTAGGTCGGAAAGGAGGTTATTCTGGAACAAATGTACTTGTGAAAAATAAAGCTACTGGGGAGCTCATTGCCGAGGGGCGGCATTCACTATTTGGTAAACATGCTAGTAAAATGTGA